In Marixanthomonas ophiurae, one genomic interval encodes:
- a CDS encoding peptide-methionine (S)-S-oxide reductase — protein sequence MHTKKIALGGGCHWCTEAVFQSLVGVERVELGYVASTGDNTSFSEAVVVHFNPEKINLKTLIEIHLHTHKSTSNHSLRERYRSAVYYFNVRQEQLAQEYIKSLQRDFDELIISEVLPFSAFKPSRESLHNYYKTNPERPFCKRFINPKIKLLLHQFSKHMRSMEHPVLKE from the coding sequence ATGCACACAAAAAAAATAGCATTGGGCGGTGGATGTCATTGGTGTACAGAGGCCGTTTTTCAATCATTGGTTGGTGTGGAGAGGGTAGAGCTAGGTTACGTTGCTTCAACAGGGGATAATACTAGTTTTTCTGAAGCGGTAGTTGTTCATTTTAATCCAGAAAAAATCAATCTGAAAACACTTATTGAAATTCACCTGCACACCCATAAAAGCACTTCAAACCATAGCTTGCGTGAAAGATACCGATCGGCTGTTTATTATTTTAATGTAAGGCAAGAGCAACTAGCTCAGGAGTATATTAAAAGTTTGCAACGAGATTTTGATGAATTGATTATTTCTGAAGTATTACCTTTTTCAGCTTTTAAACCTTCAAGAGAATCATTGCATAATTATTACAAAACAAATCCCGAACGGCCTTTCTGCAAGCGCTTTATAAATCCAAAAATAAAACTTCTCTTACATCAATTTTCAAAACATATGCGAAGTATGGAGCATCCAGTATTGAAAGAGTAA
- a CDS encoding thioredoxin domain-containing protein, whose amino-acid sequence MKQILKRMFFLFLFTVTSCIYAQTEINTAVLKKTIKPSDILVVQYYDSNCSACKLAKPMYKKLANNYSGEVSFLQIDISKSNVDYGVKVTPTYQIIAGAGNLETLEGNPGMYYLDYIIGATVKKRNESGLSTGNIKTTLSDLIGLNGENTPSNKKLLLEINGGFEDPGPPDAFQIFDFCEQLRDEKNVFGFHTEKIFINYLDDKILGIKSVASDKTINDQPYIGYLKKHLHTLKCDTRVISALSMRETSSFFKHIVDIGRTDYFNKFYLGRCDKNVNGLKPKLDVNQYELIDEEKETLLDFVIKNIEYRKKFANTLSETSDDLIKLQSDLIKYCDAKKGSEL is encoded by the coding sequence ATGAAACAAATTCTTAAACGTATGTTTTTCCTCTTTTTATTTACAGTGACAAGCTGTATATATGCACAAACTGAAATAAATACAGCGGTTCTTAAAAAAACAATTAAACCTTCTGATATATTGGTTGTTCAATATTATGATAGTAATTGTAGTGCTTGTAAGCTTGCAAAACCTATGTACAAGAAACTTGCAAACAACTATTCCGGTGAAGTGTCCTTCCTGCAAATTGATATATCAAAATCCAATGTGGATTACGGGGTAAAGGTAACCCCGACCTACCAGATTATCGCCGGTGCGGGAAATTTGGAAACCCTGGAAGGAAATCCCGGAATGTATTATTTGGATTATATAATAGGTGCAACGGTAAAAAAAAGAAATGAAAGTGGACTTTCTACCGGGAATATAAAGACAACGCTTAGCGATTTAATTGGGCTAAACGGTGAAAACACTCCTTCAAACAAAAAATTACTTTTAGAAATAAACGGGGGTTTTGAAGACCCTGGACCGCCGGATGCCTTTCAGATATTCGATTTTTGTGAGCAGTTAAGAGATGAAAAAAATGTATTTGGATTTCATACTGAAAAAATTTTTATTAATTACTTAGATGATAAAATACTTGGGATTAAATCTGTTGCTAGTGATAAAACGATTAATGATCAACCCTATATAGGGTATTTAAAAAAACACTTGCACACGTTAAAGTGTGATACTCGAGTAATATCAGCGCTCTCCATGAGAGAGACGAGTTCATTTTTTAAACACATAGTTGATATTGGTAGAACAGATTATTTTAATAAGTTTTATTTAGGTAGGTGTGATAAAAATGTTAATGGACTAAAGCCTAAGCTTGATGTTAATCAGTATGAACTTATTGATGAAGAAAAAGAAACATTATTAGATTTTGTTATCAAGAATATAGAGTATCGTAAAAAATTTGCTAATACGTTAAGCGAAACTTCAGATGATTTAATAAAACTCCAATCTGATTTAATAAAATACTGTGATGCAAAGAAAGGTTCTGAACTGTAG
- a CDS encoding PH domain-containing protein, giving the protein MGLFNKLLGNASAVDPEKLKEKYGRLLVANEQIELGFKLFRDTFMFTDKRLILIDVQGLTGSKIEYKSMPYKSISRFSLETSGTFDLDAELKIWISSENTPSVSKKFNKKIDVYEVQQYLAEKVM; this is encoded by the coding sequence ATGGGATTATTTAATAAACTACTAGGAAACGCCAGTGCGGTTGATCCTGAAAAGCTAAAAGAAAAATACGGGCGATTACTAGTTGCCAATGAACAAATTGAGCTTGGCTTTAAACTGTTTAGGGATACGTTTATGTTTACTGATAAACGCTTAATATTAATAGATGTACAAGGCCTTACAGGGAGTAAAATTGAGTATAAGTCGATGCCCTATAAAAGTATTTCAAGGTTTTCCTTAGAAACTTCTGGCACGTTTGATCTGGATGCGGAGTTAAAAATATGGATATCAAGCGAAAACACGCCTTCGGTAAGTAAAAAGTTCAACAAAAAGATTGATGTGTACGAGGTACAACAATACCTAGCAGAAAAGGTAATGTAA
- a CDS encoding energy transducer TonB, which produces MTKQLLFLLLLLTSTIVVSQEQFARVSDSINNLTSENIDKAVTQLGLKPGETVKIFAMFSVDTDGSIVDVKARSVHPAFEEEAIRIIQKLPTMEPAVVDGKAIKQKYSLPILYKIETVQERKKRERREYRKLKRKQRKN; this is translated from the coding sequence ATGACAAAACAATTACTATTCCTTCTACTATTGTTGACAAGCACTATTGTGGTTTCCCAAGAACAATTTGCAAGAGTATCAGACTCCATTAATAACCTTACTTCTGAAAATATAGACAAAGCGGTTACGCAACTAGGTTTAAAACCTGGGGAGACGGTGAAGATATTTGCTATGTTTTCGGTAGATACCGATGGAAGTATTGTTGATGTAAAAGCACGATCTGTCCACCCTGCTTTTGAAGAAGAAGCGATACGCATTATACAAAAACTACCGACTATGGAGCCAGCAGTAGTAGATGGAAAAGCTATAAAACAAAAGTATTCGTTACCTATACTCTATAAAATTGAAACGGTACAAGAAAGAAAAAAGAGAGAGCGAAGAGAATATAGGAAATTAAAAAGAAAACAACGTAAAAATTAA
- a CDS encoding CBU_0592 family membrane protein encodes MQTLIDIMGWVGSFFILLSYGLTLSKKRDFSVPSRYLNMVGGMFIAINCLYYNAIPPFVTNLIWSIIAILSIYRARKHFINTGKQ; translated from the coding sequence ATGCAAACACTTATAGATATAATGGGATGGGTAGGGTCTTTTTTTATACTCCTATCGTATGGACTCACCTTGTCAAAAAAAAGAGATTTTAGTGTGCCAAGCCGCTACTTGAATATGGTAGGAGGGATGTTTATTGCAATTAATTGTTTGTATTATAACGCAATACCTCCTTTTGTCACCAATTTAATATGGAGTATCATAGCGATACTTTCTATTTATAGAGCTCGAAAACATTTTATAAATACAGGTAAGCAATAA
- a CDS encoding tetratricopeptide repeat protein: protein MKIAILLFGIFINASLFAQDTGEMIWDYRNMIGIPAPTSSDDWTFVSEEDDSLNFLKFKLNNTLNCEAHLTFSVWSSFGSPDTKEEIINAVEKNYKNYTKTSKEDIVINDVKGISQRGTFESYNEGDKMASVISVVGSKNKPIYITLKISNNETCYKTVYESYKEFLKGVTIIGSADELKELKSKVEEKDLRYYNRIDAENLILLAEKDEDWALKKGIGLSIYHLYDKHDNKEAAKKWLTKQADYGTADAQFWLGMEYGDWKGYSNSNYRTLQLPVNMDLHKSYLEKAYINDNKRASGLLIRTYEKEKDYKNLIKWLKLDVLQGETGARRSNYELYKIYFEGEKAPKDYNKANSYLRKAVKVGDENANFLYGVKLYEGKEGIDQNKIKGLDYLKKASNWGVCSAYEYLVSKGIYVEDKGDCDENN, encoded by the coding sequence ATGAAAATAGCAATTCTACTTTTCGGCATATTTATAAACGCTTCTCTGTTTGCCCAAGACACGGGAGAAATGATCTGGGATTATAGAAATATGATTGGTATTCCTGCCCCAACTTCTTCAGATGATTGGACTTTTGTTTCGGAAGAAGATGATAGTTTGAATTTTCTTAAATTCAAACTTAACAACACCTTAAATTGTGAAGCACACTTGACGTTTTCAGTTTGGAGTTCGTTTGGATCCCCTGACACTAAAGAGGAAATAATAAATGCTGTTGAAAAAAATTATAAAAATTATACAAAAACAAGCAAAGAAGACATCGTTATTAATGACGTAAAAGGAATCTCTCAACGCGGCACTTTTGAATCTTATAACGAAGGGGATAAAATGGCATCTGTCATATCAGTGGTAGGCTCCAAGAATAAGCCCATATATATAACTTTGAAGATATCAAATAATGAAACGTGTTATAAAACTGTTTATGAGAGTTATAAGGAGTTTTTGAAAGGTGTTACCATCATAGGAAGCGCCGATGAACTTAAAGAACTCAAAAGTAAGGTAGAAGAAAAAGACTTGAGATATTATAATCGCATAGATGCTGAAAATTTAATACTATTGGCCGAAAAAGACGAAGATTGGGCATTAAAAAAAGGCATTGGTTTGTCTATTTATCATTTGTATGATAAACATGATAATAAAGAGGCCGCAAAAAAATGGTTGACTAAGCAAGCAGATTATGGCACTGCAGATGCACAGTTTTGGTTAGGCATGGAATATGGAGATTGGAAAGGCTACAGCAATAGCAACTATAGGACATTGCAATTGCCCGTGAATATGGATTTGCATAAATCGTATCTTGAAAAAGCATATATAAACGATAATAAAAGAGCAAGCGGTCTGCTTATAAGGACCTATGAAAAAGAAAAAGACTATAAAAACCTGATCAAATGGTTAAAACTTGATGTGCTTCAAGGAGAAACAGGTGCGAGAAGATCTAACTACGAACTTTATAAAATTTATTTTGAAGGTGAAAAAGCGCCAAAAGATTACAATAAAGCAAATTCATACCTAAGAAAAGCTGTAAAAGTAGGTGATGAAAATGCAAATTTTCTTTATGGAGTAAAACTTTATGAAGGCAAAGAAGGTATAGACCAAAACAAGATAAAAGGGCTTGATTACTTAAAAAAAGCTTCTAATTGGGGTGTCTGTAGTGCCTATGAATATTTAGTGTCCAAGGGAATTTATGTTGAAGATAAAGGAGACTGCGATGAAAATAATTAA
- a CDS encoding OmpH family outer membrane protein codes for MRNTKMRAIILVLGLTLYLPNIIKAQNSIAKINMNQLFEEHPEKAEYINELNELKNEYQQDIEEMTNELVKTINKYDDEADLQSNETNAQRVKEIQGERDKINKYREDALEDVRDQETYINKKISDDIRSAVSNVAKKQNLDFVIDSSSEYNIINADCKNIVNDVKEELIKVAAERNKRTKDILGGW; via the coding sequence ATGAGAAACACAAAAATGAGAGCTATAATATTAGTATTGGGTTTAACCCTTTATTTACCTAACATTATAAAAGCACAGAATAGTATTGCTAAAATTAATATGAATCAACTATTTGAGGAACATCCTGAGAAAGCTGAATATATTAATGAACTCAATGAATTAAAAAATGAATATCAACAAGATATCGAAGAAATGACTAACGAATTAGTGAAAACTATTAATAAATACGATGATGAGGCTGATTTACAATCAAACGAGACAAATGCACAAAGAGTAAAAGAAATTCAAGGTGAAAGGGATAAAATTAATAAATATCGTGAAGATGCACTTGAGGATGTAAGGGATCAAGAAACTTATATAAATAAAAAAATAAGTGATGACATACGCTCTGCTGTTTCAAATGTTGCTAAAAAACAAAACTTAGATTTTGTTATAGACTCATCATCAGAATACAATATAATAAATGCAGATTGTAAAAATATTGTTAATGATGTAAAAGAAGAGTTAATAAAGGTAGCCGCTGAAAGAAATAAGCGTACCAAAGATATTCTAGGTGGATGGTAG
- a CDS encoding GNAT family N-acetyltransferase, with protein sequence MNYKTFETKRLLLRPTNPQDADLIFRLLNTPKWLAYIGDRNVNSIEDAEAYITNKMTPQLERLGYGNYTVIRKEDGSKLGSCGIYDREGVEGVDIGFALLPEFEKKGYGLEAATRIKEAAFSEFGINNMQAYTSKKNISSQRLLEKLGLKQTGTTFLPNDEEELFVYSISNTKL encoded by the coding sequence ATGAATTACAAAACCTTTGAAACCAAACGGTTGCTGTTACGCCCCACCAATCCACAAGATGCCGATTTAATCTTCAGGCTATTAAATACTCCAAAATGGTTGGCTTATATAGGCGATAGAAACGTAAATTCCATTGAAGATGCCGAAGCATATATTACTAATAAAATGACACCACAATTAGAGCGTCTCGGCTACGGGAACTATACTGTAATACGAAAAGAAGATGGTAGCAAGTTAGGGTCTTGTGGTATTTATGATAGAGAAGGAGTAGAAGGTGTTGATATTGGCTTTGCTTTACTTCCTGAGTTTGAAAAGAAAGGATATGGCCTTGAAGCAGCCACTAGAATAAAAGAAGCCGCTTTTTCTGAATTTGGCATCAATAATATGCAGGCATATACTTCAAAAAAGAACATTAGCTCCCAAAGACTTTTAGAAAAATTAGGTCTAAAACAAACCGGAACTACATTTCTACCTAATGATGAGGAGGAACTTTTTGTATATAGTATATCTAATACAAAATTGTAG
- a CDS encoding MBL fold metallo-hydrolase, with the protein MRNSIFGKSPSGERLEQIKQSPNYTDGAFQNLSETPQLAEGFTMGGVLYDYLFTKKPRLKPKGNIPSVHTDIKAIAPNEAVLVWFGHSSYYMQLEGLRILVDPVFSGNASPIPGTTKSFKGTELYTEADFPEIDYLFISHDHYDHLDYKTMKALQSKVKHVVCGLGVGAHLESWGYTEEQLLENDWHDTVSMGASVTAHVLPTRHFSGRTFSRNYTLWCSYLLETPTMKIYIGGDSGYDTHFKMIGERFGPIDLAILENGQYNKAWRYIHLLPEELPVAAQDLQAKRLFPVHSGKFVLGNHPWDEPLKKISENIKATNIGLVTPKIGEVVQLTDTTQTFKAWWADVE; encoded by the coding sequence ATGCGAAATAGTATATTTGGTAAGTCACCCTCTGGTGAACGCCTAGAACAAATAAAACAATCGCCTAACTATACCGATGGGGCTTTTCAAAATCTAAGTGAAACACCTCAGTTAGCGGAAGGCTTTACAATGGGAGGCGTGCTATATGATTATCTATTTACAAAAAAGCCACGCTTAAAGCCCAAAGGAAATATACCTTCTGTACACACTGATATAAAAGCAATTGCACCAAATGAAGCGGTATTAGTATGGTTTGGACATTCATCTTATTATATGCAACTGGAGGGATTACGAATATTAGTAGATCCTGTCTTTAGTGGTAATGCTTCACCTATTCCAGGAACCACGAAGTCGTTTAAAGGCACCGAGTTGTATACTGAAGCGGATTTTCCAGAAATCGATTACTTGTTTATATCTCATGACCATTACGATCATTTAGATTATAAAACCATGAAAGCGTTACAATCTAAAGTGAAGCACGTAGTTTGTGGTTTGGGCGTGGGGGCTCATTTAGAATCTTGGGGATATACAGAAGAACAACTACTAGAAAACGATTGGCATGATACTGTTTCTATGGGAGCATCAGTTACTGCCCATGTGCTTCCAACACGGCACTTTTCGGGTAGAACCTTTTCACGAAACTATACGTTATGGTGTTCGTATCTATTAGAGACACCTACCATGAAAATTTATATAGGAGGCGATAGCGGATACGATACGCACTTTAAAATGATAGGCGAGAGGTTTGGACCAATAGACCTTGCTATTTTAGAAAACGGACAATATAATAAAGCGTGGCGCTATATTCATCTATTACCAGAAGAGCTACCGGTAGCAGCTCAAGATTTACAAGCAAAACGTCTTTTTCCAGTACATTCAGGTAAGTTTGTGTTAGGGAATCATCCTTGGGATGAACCGCTGAAAAAAATAAGTGAAAATATAAAAGCCACTAATATAGGCTTGGTAACTCCGAAAATAGGTGAAGTGGTTCAGTTAACCGATACCACTCAAACCTTTAAAGCTTGGTGGGCAGATGTAGAGTAA
- a CDS encoding endonuclease domain-containing protein gives MARVPIEINKIIKESYSFGDKSEGKRADEQFLIEIEEKRHNWNLTHITNRKEMLRLRDSINGALGFNEVAKTLNCTINEAETIVSYQHKEKICTNCPQKNIACVDCIFTCQSPLEQKLFVALQNRGIDTELQWRIRRDGTGYPKRYPVNKKTILTLPDFYIEASGKKVCIYADGHTYHERTENQAVRDRNIDRELQNFGYVCLRFTGKEIRENIDSVLDIILKTIEKKREVVSDVKSQ, from the coding sequence ATGGCAAGAGTACCTATTGAAATTAATAAGATAATTAAAGAGAGTTATAGCTTTGGTGATAAATCTGAAGGTAAAAGAGCAGATGAGCAGTTTTTAATAGAGATTGAAGAGAAAAGGCATAACTGGAATCTTACCCATATTACTAATAGAAAAGAAATGCTACGCTTGCGGGATTCTATAAATGGCGCATTAGGCTTTAATGAAGTAGCTAAAACGCTTAACTGTACCATTAATGAGGCAGAAACAATAGTAAGCTATCAGCATAAAGAAAAGATATGTACTAATTGCCCTCAAAAAAACATAGCTTGTGTTGATTGTATTTTCACCTGCCAAAGCCCTTTAGAGCAAAAACTGTTTGTAGCGTTACAAAACAGAGGTATAGATACAGAACTACAATGGAGAATACGCAGGGATGGTACTGGATACCCTAAAAGATATCCGGTAAATAAAAAAACAATATTAACATTACCAGACTTTTATATAGAAGCTTCGGGTAAAAAAGTCTGTATTTATGCAGACGGGCATACCTATCATGAACGAACAGAAAACCAAGCAGTACGGGATAGAAATATAGATAGGGAGTTGCAAAACTTCGGCTATGTATGCTTACGGTTTACAGGTAAAGAAATTAGAGAAAATATAGACAGTGTATTAGATATTATATTAAAAACCATAGAGAAAAAAAGGGAAGTAGTTAGCGATGTAAAAAGCCAATAA
- a CDS encoding M23 family metallopeptidase — MRLQYLKIILISLFIFTYSCKADDTTTNNQQTFYVALPTSPVKVDNTEGSWLVYELHIKAPDLNKVEVLYNGELIQTYTDFITKDDLHLASIWLAYPETGWDKEQLTHQFYYTNNDGTNLVENVTLPISEQYPDAKNIAFPVPQGMWLAEGAPGSTSYHTRAIFPYPEPIYDPEQDGYVIGNNPQRYAIDYAEIKNGLPYKNDGLKLEDWYCYNLPILAAEGGTVLFTENTIPDHQTPGELDYPITADNVTGNVIYIEHPDGSIGTYCHLIPNSIVVQKGDVVTTGQELGRLGNSGNSSAPHLHMHVLTNPEGKKIQKYEDGLYFESLPYAFSQFKKLGQLPPGYLDEPPLTPFTPTKNEEFNNVLPAESDVIEF, encoded by the coding sequence ATGCGTTTACAATACCTAAAAATAATACTTATAAGCCTATTTATATTTACCTATTCGTGTAAAGCAGACGACACGACAACAAATAATCAACAAACATTTTATGTTGCCTTACCCACAAGCCCCGTGAAAGTGGATAATACCGAGGGTAGTTGGTTAGTATACGAGCTGCACATTAAGGCTCCTGATTTAAACAAAGTAGAAGTTCTTTATAATGGTGAATTGATACAGACCTATACCGATTTTATAACCAAAGATGATCTGCATTTGGCAAGCATTTGGTTAGCTTATCCTGAAACGGGGTGGGATAAAGAACAACTAACCCATCAATTTTACTATACGAACAATGATGGTACTAATCTGGTAGAAAACGTTACCTTACCTATTAGCGAACAGTATCCCGATGCCAAAAACATAGCCTTTCCCGTCCCTCAAGGTATGTGGCTTGCGGAAGGTGCTCCAGGCAGTACTTCGTACCACACAAGAGCGATATTTCCTTACCCTGAACCTATTTATGATCCTGAACAAGATGGATACGTTATAGGAAACAATCCACAGCGATATGCTATAGATTATGCCGAAATTAAAAACGGACTCCCATATAAAAACGATGGTTTAAAACTTGAAGATTGGTACTGCTATAATCTCCCCATATTGGCTGCCGAGGGCGGAACAGTTCTCTTTACTGAAAACACCATCCCCGATCATCAAACCCCAGGGGAATTAGACTACCCCATCACGGCCGATAACGTTACCGGTAATGTGATATACATAGAACATCCCGATGGATCCATTGGCACGTATTGTCATTTAATACCTAATTCTATTGTAGTACAAAAGGGCGATGTAGTAACCACGGGGCAGGAATTAGGCCGTTTAGGAAATTCTGGAAACTCGTCAGCGCCACATTTACATATGCATGTACTTACCAACCCAGAGGGCAAGAAAATACAAAAGTATGAGGACGGACTCTATTTTGAAAGCCTTCCGTACGCTTTTTCCCAGTTTAAAAAGCTAGGGCAATTACCGCCGGGGTACTTAGATGAACCACCGTTAACACCTTTTACCCCTACTAAAAATGAAGAATTTAATAACGTATTACCCGCAGAGAGTGATGTGATTGAATTTTAA
- a CDS encoding MarR family winged helix-turn-helix transcriptional regulator → MEEDFLIEMGYPGLTARLKRLSDLFVYQTKEFYKEHNLDIEPNWHMIFLILKKHNQLTVMEISELLHLSHPAIVKLINKMKKKGYIDSVKDKNDYRKYQLTLSKKAKERLPVLEAYWSAGEQALEELLEGNLKLLEQLSIVEKNIEDSDFKTRMEQLLNK, encoded by the coding sequence ATGGAAGAAGATTTTTTAATAGAAATGGGCTATCCTGGCTTAACCGCAAGGTTAAAAAGGTTAAGTGATTTGTTTGTTTATCAAACCAAAGAGTTTTATAAAGAGCATAATTTGGATATAGAACCCAATTGGCATATGATCTTTTTAATTCTAAAAAAACATAACCAATTAACTGTAATGGAAATTTCAGAATTACTACATCTATCCCATCCGGCTATTGTAAAGTTGATTAATAAAATGAAGAAAAAGGGATATATAGATTCAGTTAAAGACAAAAATGATTATCGAAAATATCAATTAACATTATCAAAAAAAGCCAAAGAAAGATTACCTGTTTTAGAAGCGTATTGGTCAGCTGGAGAGCAAGCTCTTGAAGAGTTATTAGAAGGAAACTTAAAGTTATTAGAACAACTTAGTATTGTTGAAAAGAATATTGAAGATTCAGATTTTAAAACTAGAATGGAACAATTACTAAACAAATAA
- a CDS encoding peptide methionine sulfoxide reductase: MERTILSYIEKLPVGYSVVWYHKKKYGVSRTDYNDGKSIKVYAEELGGTDIISLNYYKTSKTEVLKPCEMPEMKVIDFLTGCKLIKWD; this comes from the coding sequence ATGGAAAGAACAATCCTTTCATATATAGAGAAATTGCCTGTAGGATATTCCGTAGTATGGTATCATAAAAAAAAGTACGGCGTGTCTAGAACTGATTATAACGATGGGAAAAGCATAAAAGTGTATGCAGAAGAGCTAGGCGGAACCGATATTATAAGCCTAAATTATTATAAAACTTCTAAAACTGAAGTATTAAAACCTTGTGAAATGCCTGAAATGAAAGTGATTGACTTTTTAACAGGCTGTAAACTAATTAAGTGGGATTAG
- a CDS encoding LysR substrate-binding domain-containing protein, whose translation MVHYKLLVFNTVTNRMSFSKAAEELHITQPAVTRHIKQLEEHFKQKLFERKGNSIALTQAGAVLFEHTKKILEQHKALEFDMNALIDRTQGVLSIAASTTMAQYILPEALSRFHQKFPKVQLTLINANTQYVEKKVLDSTVELGFIEGHSKNREISYHPFMKDEIVLVAAKGHALYNKGAIAIKDLYNFPLVLREEGSGSLEIIKQALKETQAPVEKLNVVIRLGSSESMKTYIQDQRSVAFLSINTILKELKATELGIIDIEELSINRYFSYIFKQGHQSPLATLFLNFLKHHYNILL comes from the coding sequence ATGGTGCACTATAAATTACTTGTTTTCAATACTGTTACTAATCGGATGTCCTTTTCAAAAGCGGCAGAAGAATTGCACATTACACAACCAGCAGTAACCCGACATATTAAGCAACTTGAAGAACATTTTAAACAAAAACTGTTTGAGCGTAAAGGCAACAGTATAGCTCTTACTCAAGCTGGTGCTGTCCTATTTGAACACACCAAAAAAATACTAGAACAGCATAAAGCTTTAGAGTTTGATATGAACGCTTTGATAGATCGTACTCAAGGGGTACTTTCAATTGCTGCTAGTACAACTATGGCACAATATATTCTTCCTGAAGCATTGTCAAGGTTCCATCAGAAATTTCCTAAAGTACAACTAACGCTTATTAATGCTAATACTCAATATGTTGAAAAGAAAGTACTCGATTCTACAGTCGAATTGGGTTTTATAGAAGGACATTCTAAAAACCGGGAGATTTCCTATCATCCCTTTATGAAAGATGAAATTGTTTTAGTGGCGGCTAAAGGTCATGCGCTTTATAACAAAGGAGCTATAGCGATAAAAGATCTTTACAACTTTCCATTGGTACTAAGAGAGGAAGGTTCAGGTAGCCTCGAAATTATAAAACAAGCATTAAAAGAAACACAAGCCCCAGTTGAAAAATTAAACGTTGTTATCCGTTTAGGAAGCTCAGAAAGTATGAAGACCTACATTCAAGACCAAAGAAGCGTTGCCTTTTTGAGTATCAATACTATTTTAAAGGAGCTAAAAGCAACAGAATTGGGGATTATTGATATTGAAGAGCTTTCAATAAACAGATATTTCAGCTATATTTTTAAACAAGGACATCAATCCCCTTTAGCTACGTTGTTCTTAAACTTTTTGAAACATCACTATAACATATTGTTATAA